In a single window of the Bacillus horti genome:
- a CDS encoding AAA family ATPase, whose product MALKEIVKLEEKFEGRENRYPFNIPSINNLSRLEIKSNVTFFVGENGSGKSTLLEAIAYQCQFNTAGGGRSNVYDLASSESDLGDYIRLSWLPKINQGFFLRAESFYQFANHIDDIAKEYPSVYDSYGGSSLHEQSHGEAFLSLFMNRFGRKGIYLLDEPEAALSPARQLTFLSIIHELQKQAQFIIATHSPILLGYPNADIYSFDDQAIRLVQYEETDHYQITRRFLENRSIYLNELLN is encoded by the coding sequence GTGGCTTTAAAAGAGATCGTTAAGTTAGAAGAGAAATTTGAGGGGAGAGAGAATCGGTATCCTTTTAATATCCCATCTATTAACAATCTAAGTAGATTAGAAATTAAAAGTAATGTGACGTTTTTTGTAGGGGAGAATGGTTCTGGAAAATCAACGTTGCTTGAAGCTATAGCGTATCAGTGTCAATTTAATACTGCTGGGGGAGGCAGGTCAAACGTCTATGATCTGGCTTCTTCAGAGTCTGATTTAGGAGATTACATTAGGCTATCCTGGCTACCTAAGATCAATCAGGGCTTTTTCCTACGAGCAGAGTCCTTTTATCAGTTTGCTAATCATATTGATGATATTGCAAAGGAGTATCCAAGTGTGTATGACTCATATGGAGGAAGCTCTTTACATGAGCAATCTCACGGTGAAGCATTTCTATCTTTGTTTATGAATCGCTTTGGTCGTAAAGGAATCTATTTGCTAGATGAGCCTGAGGCAGCATTATCTCCAGCTAGGCAGCTGACATTTCTAAGCATTATTCATGAGCTACAAAAACAGGCACAGTTCATTATTGCTACTCATTCCCCTATTTTATTGGGCTATCCTAATGCTGATATTTATAGCTTTGATGATCAAGCTATACGATTAGTCCAATATGAAGAGACAGACCATTATCAGATTACAAGAAGATTTTTGGAAAATAGGTCGATTTATCTTAACGAACTCCTTAATTAA